The genomic window GTGGGCCGTCTCCTTGTGCCGCGCCGGATCCTCAGCCGTCCGATACACCTCCACCAGCACGAACCGCGTCGGATCGTCCTGCTGCTGGACCACGTCAAACCGCGCGATCCCCGGCTCCTGAACGCTGTTCCGCGCGTTCTCCATCGACACCGCCTTGAACGCCTCGACCTGGTCCGCCTTAACGTGAACGAACACGTGAACGATCAGCATCGCAATCTCCTTGTCCTGCGACCCTGAGGGCAAACACTTATCCCGCCGACTGATTGTAAACCGCCCTGGTCGCGCCCTCAATCCCGATCCGCTCTCCGCATCGCCCGCCGCGTACGCCACATCAACCCCACAAACTTGCGAAAGTGCCGCCAGTTGTTGATGTGGCTCTTCTCGTCCCCGTAAATCGTCCGGATCGGCGCCGAACCAAGCCGCAGCCCGCGCCGCACGGCGATCACGATCATCTCGACCTCGAACTCAAACCCACGCTCGTCGCTGGCCAGCGCCGCCTCCATCATCGCCCGACTCACCAGCCGGTAGCCCGACTGATTGTCCGCCACCGCCTGC from Phycisphaerae bacterium includes these protein-coding regions:
- a CDS encoding antibiotic biosynthesis monooxygenase, producing the protein MLIVHVFVHVKADQVEAFKAVSMENARNSVQEPGIARFDVVQQQDDPTRFVLVEVYRTAEDPARHKETAHYARWRDAVASMMAEPRTSVKYHNVFPDDRGWG